The Candidatus Nealsonbacteria bacterium sequence AAAATCCTTGCCAGATTAAGAACTGATGAAAGAGCCGCAGCTCAAGATGGTCGTTTTGAACATACTATCCGAGGAGCAACAATTGACCTTCGTGTTTCAGTCATGCCTACTACTGATGGAGAAAACGTTGTTATGAGACTTTTAATGCAAAGGGGAAGAAGGTTTGAACTATCTGACCTTGGACTTCTAGATTCTGACTTAAAGAAATTAAAAACTAATGCTGATAAGCCATACGGGATGATTGTGGTAGTTGGACCTACTGGATCAGGTAAAACGACTACCCTATACGCAGTACTTCAGTCAATAAATAGACCGGAAGTTAATATTATGACTATTGAGGATCCAGTCGAATATAATATTGAACGAGTAAGACAAATTCAGGTAAATCCAGCAAAAGAAATAACCTTCCCTAAGGGTCTTAGGTCTATTGTTCGTCAAGACCCAGATATTATCATGGTTGGTGAGATTCGTGACAAAGAAACTGCGGATATTGCCGTTAACTCTGCTATGACGGGACATTTGGTGCTTTCTACTCTGCATGCAAATGATGCCCCAACTGCGTTTTCGAGGTTTTTAGAGATAGGAGCCAAGGCATATCTTATTTCTTCCTCTGTTAATACAGCCATAGCTCAAAGATTGGTAAGAAAGATCTGTAAAGACTGCAAAGAAAGCTGTTTCTTGTCAGAAGAAGAATTGGCTATCCTAAACGAAGAGCCAAATCTTGCTGGTAATATAAGGGAAATATCGGGAAAGAAGAATCTTGCTGAAGTCAAATTCTTCCGAGGAAAGGGATGTAAGTTCTGTAATAATTCAGGATATGAAGGAAGAACCACTATATTTGAAATCTTAAATGTTAGCGAAGAGATTAGAGATTTAATCACCAATAAGGCTCCGATGGACACTATTAGAAAGAAAGCGATTCAAGAAGGCATGACTACCATGGTTTACGATGGGATAACCAAGGCCTTAATGGGTATTACAACCTTTGAAGAAGTAAGAAGAGCAGCTAAAGCCTAATAGCTGAAGTTTTACTTGATAGAATGAATGGAATGGATATGTTAAGAGAGATAAAAAAAGACTATCCCGATTTACCGATAATAATATTTTCAGAATTAGGACAAGAATCTGATATTGAAGAAGCTCAAAGTATAAGAGTAAGTGATTATTTCATAAAATCTAAATCAACTGTCGATCAAGTTGTAGAACGATCTAAGAAAATCTTAAAATAAAGATTATGCCATTATTTAACAAAGTAAGTACTCAAGAAAAAAGAGATTTCGTAAAAACTTTAGCTCTTCTTATTAAAAGCGGAATTCCCATTAATGAATCCTTTGAAATCTTGACTAAGCAAGCAAGATCCTCTGCCCTCAAGAATATACTCAAAAAAGCACAAGAAAGAACCGAAAAAGGAACTCCTATTTATCAAGTTTTTGAAGAAGATCCAAATTTTGAAAAAGCTTTTTCAAGCTTTATCCGAGCTGGAGAAGAAAGTGGAACTTTAGATAAAAATCTAAAACATCTAGCTGACTGGCTTGATAGAAAACAAAATCTAGAAAGAGAAATGAGCTCGGCAACCTTTTATCCAAAGATAATTCTTATCTTTTCTGTTTTCCTGGGCGGAGGATTAACTTTCTTTGTCCTTCCTCGTTTAACTCCAATCTTTGCCGCATTAGATGTTGAACTACCACTCCCCTCTAGAATGCTTCTTTATATGTCTAATTTCATCCAACACAGAGGCCTAGACTTGATATTAGGCATAATCGCCTTCTTGTTGATTATTTATTTAATAAGTAAGATAGAAAGAGTAAGAGAAATATTTGATGATTTAATACTAAAAGTTCCGATTGTTGGTTCATTTGTTAAAGATTATCAACTAGCAGTTATATCCCAATTAATATCAACCCTATTTGGAAGTGGATTAATGGTAACCAAAATTCTTGATATTACATCGGAATCAGTTCCAAACAGAACATTCAAAAAGTCCTTGGAGCACGTCAAAAGAAGAATAGTAAAAGGTGATCCCTTTTCTATGGCTCTAAATGATTTTCCAAATCTATACCCAAGCGTTTATATCAGTATTATTACAACCGGAGAAGAAACTGGTTCTTTCGTTGACTCTTTTGCCTATTTGGCTGACTTCTTCTCGTCTGTAATAACCGATAAAACTAAAAAACTACCGGTCATTCTAGAGCCGGTAATACTAATCTTAATTGGTTTGTTTGTTGCCTTTATTGCAAGTGCAATTATCTTGCCGATTTATCAGATAACTCAAGGATTCTACTAAGAGAAAAGGAGACATTTTTTGTCTCCTTAAAAAGTATCTCGCAGTTACCACAGATTAGCCAATTCGTAATCCACGCCTTAGGTTCAATATTGTACTCGTTAAAGAACAATAAGACCCTACTCACTTAGGTAAGTCTCTAAATAATACTCCCCATTGTCCTCTCTTATAAATCCAAAATTGTCATCCGTTAGTCTCAATAAACTAATTCTACCATAAGGTCCATAAATATCTTGATTTATCCTAACATACCAATTTTCTCCCACTTGATAAACATAGGCGAATTTTTGTCCAGAAGTCATTAAAGCATCTATTGTGTCATATGGGCCTTTTGAGTTACCATCAATCTTTACATACCAACTTCCATTTAATTTATAGGCGAAAATGAAATCATTCATAAAAAATGATATTCTTCCTGTTTCCTCGTAAGGACCATGAATTTTACCATTCATTCTAACATACCAATTGTTGTTTTTTTGATATTCAAATCCGAAGCTTGCATCACTCCCTAAATGAAATAGTCTAAGATCCTGATAAGGACCGAATATTTCATTATTAATTCTTAAATAGACCTTATCACCCTCATAGTAGCGAAATGAAAAATTATTTCCCGATGATCTCAATGAGTCCAATCGATCATAAGGGCCAAAAATATTATCATTTATGTTTGCGTAAAAACGACCATTATCGCTATAAACAAATCCTATTGTGTCTTGCGAGAAAAAAGAGAAGTCTAAATACGCAAAAGGACCAAAACTTCTAAATCCTTTCTCTGGAACAGATGGATCTATTTTTAGGTCTACGTCGGGAACTTCATTATATAATGGTGCGCTGTCAATTGGCTCTTCTGTATCAATAAAAACCGCGTCCTTAATCTTATTCCTTAAAGATATTATCTGGACAAGAGCTATAATCAAAGCAAAACTAAGTAAAATACATAGTATTAATAAAGTTCGCCTTTCTGTTAGTTTATTCATTGTTTTAGTATTAATTAACTTTCTTTTTTCTGTTATAATGAATTATACAATAATTTTAAAAAAATTGAAATATTTATGAAAAAAGGATTCACTATTATTGAATTTATGATATATATTAGCATCCTTTCGGTGGCTATTGCTGCTATGGGATTAGTATCAATGAATGTTTTTTCTGTTGGAGCAAGAACAGATGCCATTCAAGAAGTCGCTCATAACGGACGCTTTGCTATGCATAAAATTGGCTCTACGATAAATGAAGCTAATTCATTAATTATTCCAAGCCAACAAGGGTCAATAATTCAATTGGCATTCACTGATCCATCAAGAAATCCTACTACATTTGATGTTACAGCAGGAAAACTAAGAATAACAGAGGCTGGCCGTAGTCCCATAAATCTAACAACATCAAAAGTGGTTGTTGATCGAATATTTTTTACAAGAGTTTCAAACGACTCTATTAGAGTCGAAATGAATATCTCCTTCCATAATCCACAAAATCTTCCGGAACATAATTTTAATAATTTCTTTTTAAGTTCTTTCGTCTTAGGAAGATAAAAAAAAATGGGCTATGCCCATTTCTATTGTATTACCTCTAATGACGCTGCTTCAGGCGCGGTTGAGAAAACTCTTATCTTTTTTTCTATTTCTGGAACAGACTCTATCATATATCTATGGTTTGGGTCGGGATCAGTAGGAAAAGGTCCTTTAATATATTCTCCTATTTGATCTAAGCATTCTGTTATTTCTACCGCTTCTTCATTGGGCTCAGGTATACAGTCTGGGAAAAATCCTCCATGATCAATCGCATAGGTATAAATTGCGGTTATCACCAATTCCATATGATTCTTTCTGGTAGCATTACGTGCTTCTCTAAACAACGCTGGGGGCCTAAATGAAAAAACCACACCTATCACAAGCATTGCGATAATCACTCCTATAGTGATTAGCTCAATTTTAGATTTATCTATT is a genomic window containing:
- a CDS encoding GspE/PulE family protein; translated protein: MLISNEKLEKILLDSGYIQKMDFDMVKALAKEEKQPLDKMLVEKGLIKDQIMGKLIADAAGYPFIGLKRANIEDITPQLLSYIPEAVALSQRAIVIEEEDGVLSVASNDPGNYNFFKLLERKTGKKIKAFYVTDFDLDQALRRYKGDITIEVSRLVEELEKEPKKSEENIVELVDLILDYGYTSLCSDIHIEPLVKMTIVRYRIDGILYKAIEFPKELHTRVVSRIKILARLRTDERAAAQDGRFEHTIRGATIDLRVSVMPTTDGENVVMRLLMQRGRRFELSDLGLLDSDLKKLKTNADKPYGMIVVVGPTGSGKTTTLYAVLQSINRPEVNIMTIEDPVEYNIERVRQIQVNPAKEITFPKGLRSIVRQDPDIIMVGEIRDKETADIAVNSAMTGHLVLSTLHANDAPTAFSRFLEIGAKAYLISSSVNTAIAQRLVRKICKDCKESCFLSEEELAILNEEPNLAGNIREISGKKNLAEVKFFRGKGCKFCNNSGYEGRTTIFEILNVSEEIRDLITNKAPMDTIRKKAIQEGMTTMVYDGITKALMGITTFEEVRRAAKA
- a CDS encoding response regulator, yielding MLREIKKDYPDLPIIIFSELGQESDIEEAQSIRVSDYFIKSKSTVDQVVERSKKILK
- a CDS encoding type II secretion system F family protein, giving the protein MPLFNKVSTQEKRDFVKTLALLIKSGIPINESFEILTKQARSSALKNILKKAQERTEKGTPIYQVFEEDPNFEKAFSSFIRAGEESGTLDKNLKHLADWLDRKQNLEREMSSATFYPKIILIFSVFLGGGLTFFVLPRLTPIFAALDVELPLPSRMLLYMSNFIQHRGLDLILGIIAFLLIIYLISKIERVREIFDDLILKVPIVGSFVKDYQLAVISQLISTLFGSGLMVTKILDITSESVPNRTFKKSLEHVKRRIVKGDPFSMALNDFPNLYPSVYISIITTGEETGSFVDSFAYLADFFSSVITDKTKKLPVILEPVILILIGLFVAFIASAIILPIYQITQGFY
- a CDS encoding prepilin-type N-terminal cleavage/methylation domain-containing protein; translation: MKKGFTIIEFMIYISILSVAIAAMGLVSMNVFSVGARTDAIQEVAHNGRFAMHKIGSTINEANSLIIPSQQGSIIQLAFTDPSRNPTTFDVTAGKLRITEAGRSPINLTTSKVVVDRIFFTRVSNDSIRVEMNISFHNPQNLPEHNFNNFFLSSFVLGR